A genomic region of Salinibacter pepae contains the following coding sequences:
- a CDS encoding ATP-binding protein, whose translation MLRRRPWAWGVGLGICVGLLVTAGLRTYAVQSVAANAAARQEATVEAALATIQERFEGLRDRLHDRAEGLAADSTIWQDLRAWREQGTRPARLAQYVSARPPAARMAIEVYAPNGRALAWAGPQVPVDSAQAGKGGAARPRTAVVRDGRGRWALAAWAPVTRGGTRLGAVRVVRVVRYRPPVQNRYVQATSLEAQWSRATGELVRVRWSGAPPATPHRALRGRNGAVLGYASVEPPPPDRLVDRTAAFYTDLLAAGAVGLLGWALALGGHWYLRLARRPGLRRHWRARRAAAGRLALVALLAVGARYAMLALDVPARWAGPGSGIAPLFNPTYFASTLGGGLFRSIGDLLLTGVWAAGLATGVVYLARHYRPRAEALSGLPEAFRRYAPDRPHAARYLGTLVGLVAGSLGAIVVLAFIVRRAVFDSTLDFFARTGLLPEPLVLGVLCGLFLLVAAGILVGIGGTWGALRRLLHHRPRSWPRGIGLVLGTGLYGGALAALYLGTDVQAFVSLPYVLALLAGVGGLATYGLVGPAHGDEALTLRGLLGGLFAVTLLLYPLLYAGMDAKRQEHMVDAARSFERGQDPRVLYSVRRVLRSAAEALGPSVRAADPASEARLDSIAPQVVRESLLSSLATYEVRLSVLEWDGTVRRQYTADGPVAAGEQTEDAARRAFAGLWSRYGQRPGPVVEQLSTGAPVRTAETRRVQYAGLLGVPTGGEFVEGWVLVRIEPQSVLPGTGFGLSRVLLPDGSFGDLYADLSLAEFRDGRLVRSVGEAFGRARLRPPKRDALRGKPGVWWNETVQGREYLTHYRRFVPVGETTPSTVAVRIPATLAFDHLYYLLRLTVAGLCVGLVVYLLGLYVRHRRGRLPASRVRFRNKVLNAFLVVGIVSMVAVGVVGVRVVTGENERAIERRMHDQLTRVEETLALAARPGEPLWRTAERMDVDTLAARVGLDLHLYDEGRLARTSQPRLRRDGLVDERLPGGVYHELYDEAYRFVTAEGSIGQFRYRVGYRALVDETGRPRVVVGVPTLAQQEQLQEEKSRTLAYLFGALLLLVVVVMLTGVVLANALARPIAQLREGLEAVGEGRFTRTLSVDTRDEVGDLVQTFNEMRDQLAESRRKLARQERELAWREMARQVAHEIKNPLTPMKLSIQHLRRAFTRTDDATDAAEFAEVFDRITSTLVEQVESLVRIADEFSTFARLPTRVPEPIDLVEVVRGAASLMEEEAANAEALALDLPGDPLVVEADREELRRVYINLLKNALQALPDDREGRVRVTARREENAGDGPSVYSEVIDNGTGIPPEVQDKVFEPNFSTKTSGTGLGLAIAQKSIDELGGAIGYETTEGEGTTFWIQLPLVDEPA comes from the coding sequence ATGCTCCGCCGTCGTCCCTGGGCCTGGGGGGTGGGCCTGGGGATATGCGTCGGGCTTTTGGTGACGGCCGGGCTCCGGACGTACGCGGTGCAGAGCGTTGCGGCGAACGCGGCGGCCCGCCAGGAGGCGACCGTCGAGGCGGCCCTTGCGACGATCCAGGAGCGGTTTGAGGGGCTCCGCGACCGGCTGCACGACCGTGCGGAGGGGCTCGCCGCCGACTCGACCATCTGGCAGGACCTGCGGGCGTGGCGGGAGCAGGGCACGCGCCCGGCGCGCCTTGCCCAGTACGTTTCCGCGCGCCCGCCTGCCGCCCGCATGGCAATCGAGGTGTACGCCCCGAACGGGCGTGCCCTTGCGTGGGCGGGGCCGCAGGTGCCCGTTGACAGTGCACAGGCGGGGAAGGGAGGGGCCGCCCGGCCCCGCACGGCCGTCGTCCGCGACGGCCGTGGGCGATGGGCCCTGGCGGCCTGGGCCCCAGTGACCCGTGGGGGCACACGGCTGGGGGCCGTGCGCGTCGTCCGCGTCGTGCGGTACCGGCCGCCCGTGCAGAACCGGTACGTGCAGGCGACGAGCCTGGAGGCCCAGTGGAGCCGGGCGACCGGCGAGCTGGTGCGGGTGCGCTGGAGCGGGGCCCCACCCGCGACGCCTCACCGGGCGCTTCGGGGCCGGAACGGCGCCGTCCTGGGGTACGCGTCCGTAGAGCCGCCCCCGCCCGACCGGCTCGTGGACCGGACGGCTGCGTTTTACACCGATCTCCTCGCGGCCGGGGCCGTCGGGCTCCTCGGGTGGGCTCTCGCTTTGGGGGGACACTGGTACCTCCGGCTCGCCCGGCGGCCGGGGCTGCGTCGCCACTGGCGGGCCCGGCGGGCGGCGGCGGGGCGGCTTGCCCTCGTCGCGCTCCTCGCGGTTGGGGCCCGCTACGCGATGCTGGCGCTCGACGTGCCGGCCCGGTGGGCGGGGCCCGGCTCGGGCATCGCCCCTCTCTTCAACCCGACGTACTTCGCGTCGACCCTCGGGGGCGGCCTGTTTCGGTCCATTGGGGACTTGCTCCTTACAGGCGTGTGGGCGGCGGGGCTTGCCACCGGGGTGGTCTACCTGGCCCGGCACTACCGCCCGCGGGCGGAGGCGCTCAGTGGGCTTCCGGAGGCCTTTCGCCGATACGCGCCGGACCGGCCGCACGCGGCTCGCTATCTGGGGACCCTGGTGGGGCTCGTGGCGGGCAGCCTCGGGGCGATTGTGGTCCTCGCCTTCATCGTGCGGCGGGCCGTCTTCGACAGCACCCTCGACTTCTTTGCCCGCACCGGGCTGCTCCCGGAGCCGCTCGTGCTGGGGGTGCTGTGCGGCCTGTTTCTCCTGGTGGCGGCCGGCATCCTCGTCGGGATCGGGGGCACGTGGGGGGCCCTGCGCCGCCTGCTGCACCATCGGCCCCGCAGCTGGCCGCGGGGCATTGGGCTCGTGCTCGGGACGGGGCTCTACGGCGGGGCGCTGGCCGCGCTGTACCTCGGCACGGACGTGCAGGCCTTCGTGTCGCTGCCGTACGTGCTCGCCCTGCTCGCGGGCGTGGGGGGGCTGGCGACCTACGGCCTCGTGGGGCCGGCGCACGGGGACGAGGCCCTTACGCTACGGGGGCTGCTGGGGGGCCTCTTCGCGGTCACGTTGCTGCTCTACCCGTTGCTGTACGCCGGGATGGACGCGAAGCGGCAAGAGCACATGGTCGACGCCGCGCGGTCGTTCGAACGGGGACAGGACCCGCGCGTCCTCTACTCGGTGCGCCGGGTGCTCCGGTCGGCCGCCGAGGCGCTGGGGCCGTCCGTCCGGGCCGCGGACCCGGCGTCCGAGGCCCGCCTCGATTCAATTGCGCCCCAGGTCGTGCGGGAGTCGCTGCTGTCGTCCCTCGCGACGTACGAGGTGCGCCTCAGCGTGCTGGAGTGGGACGGAACGGTGCGCCGCCAGTACACGGCCGACGGGCCCGTGGCGGCGGGGGAGCAGACCGAGGACGCGGCCCGGCGGGCGTTCGCCGGCCTGTGGTCGCGCTACGGGCAGCGCCCGGGGCCCGTGGTCGAGCAGTTGTCGACGGGCGCGCCCGTGCGGACCGCCGAGACGCGACGCGTGCAGTACGCCGGGCTGCTGGGCGTCCCGACGGGGGGCGAGTTCGTAGAGGGCTGGGTGCTGGTCCGGATCGAGCCGCAGTCCGTGCTGCCCGGAACGGGATTCGGCCTGTCTCGGGTCTTGCTGCCGGACGGCTCGTTCGGGGACCTGTACGCCGATCTGTCGCTCGCGGAGTTCCGGGACGGACGCCTCGTGCGGAGCGTGGGCGAGGCCTTCGGCCGGGCGCGCCTGCGGCCCCCCAAGCGCGACGCCCTCCGCGGAAAGCCGGGCGTGTGGTGGAACGAGACGGTGCAGGGGCGCGAGTACCTAACCCACTACCGCCGCTTTGTGCCGGTGGGCGAGACGACCCCCTCGACCGTGGCGGTGCGCATCCCGGCCACCCTGGCGTTCGATCATCTCTACTACCTGCTTCGGCTCACCGTCGCCGGCCTTTGTGTGGGGCTCGTCGTGTACCTGCTCGGGCTCTATGTGCGGCACCGACGGGGGCGCCTGCCGGCCTCGCGCGTGCGCTTCCGCAACAAGGTCCTGAATGCCTTCCTGGTCGTCGGAATCGTCTCGATGGTTGCCGTGGGCGTCGTGGGGGTGCGCGTGGTGACGGGCGAGAACGAGCGGGCCATCGAGCGGCGCATGCACGACCAGCTCACCCGGGTCGAAGAGACGCTGGCCCTGGCGGCCCGCCCCGGCGAGCCCCTGTGGCGGACGGCGGAGCGGATGGACGTGGACACCCTTGCCGCCCGGGTGGGGCTCGACCTGCACCTCTACGACGAGGGGCGGCTCGCGCGCACGAGCCAACCCCGCCTCCGCCGCGACGGGCTGGTGGACGAGCGCCTGCCGGGGGGCGTGTACCACGAGCTGTACGACGAGGCCTACCGGTTCGTCACCGCCGAGGGGTCCATTGGGCAGTTTCGATACCGGGTCGGGTACCGGGCGCTGGTCGACGAGACGGGGCGGCCTCGGGTGGTCGTCGGGGTTCCTACGCTTGCGCAGCAGGAGCAATTGCAGGAGGAAAAGTCGCGCACCCTGGCCTACCTCTTCGGGGCCCTGCTGCTGCTCGTCGTGGTGGTTATGCTCACGGGCGTGGTCCTGGCCAATGCCCTGGCCCGGCCCATTGCCCAGCTCCGGGAGGGCCTGGAGGCCGTGGGCGAGGGCCGGTTCACGCGCACCCTCTCCGTCGATACGCGGGACGAGGTGGGCGACCTCGTGCAGACGTTCAACGAGATGCGCGATCAGCTCGCCGAGAGCCGGCGCAAGCTGGCCCGCCAGGAGCGGGAGCTGGCGTGGCGCGAGATGGCCCGTCAGGTGGCCCACGAGATCAAAAACCCGCTCACGCCCATGAAGCTGTCCATCCAGCACCTCCGCCGGGCCTTCACGCGCACCGACGACGCCACGGACGCGGCCGAGTTTGCGGAGGTGTTCGACCGCATCACGAGCACGCTCGTGGAGCAGGTCGAGTCGCTCGTGCGCATTGCCGACGAGTTTTCGACCTTCGCCCGGCTGCCCACCCGCGTCCCCGAGCCGATCGACCTGGTCGAGGTGGTTCGGGGGGCCGCGTCGCTCATGGAGGAGGAGGCGGCCAACGCCGAGGCCCTGGCCCTCGACCTGCCCGGCGACCCGTTGGTGGTGGAGGCGGACCGCGAAGAGCTGCGCCGCGTCTACATCAACCTCCTCAAAAACGCCCTGCAGGCCCTCCCCGACGACCGGGAGGGACGGGTTCGGGTCACCGCGCGCCGTGAAGAGAACGCGGGCGACGGGCCGTCGGTCTACAGCGAGGTGATCGACAACGGCACCGGCATCCCGCCGGAGGTGCAGGACAAGGTCTTCGAGCCCAACTTCTCAACGAAGACGAGCGGCACGGGCCTCGGGCTGGCCATCGCCCAGAAGAGCATCGACGAGCTGGGGGGCGCGATCGGCTACGAGACGACGGAGGGGGAGGGGACGACGTTTTGGATCCAGCTTCCCCTCGTGGACGAGCCGGCCTGA
- a CDS encoding M48 family metallopeptidase, with amino-acid sequence MNTYAALILAALLAEYVLNLGSDLLNLRHLQPELPAEFRDTFDEAEYERAQAYTRTTTRFGLVSSTFGLAVLLVFWFAGGFEGLDTVVRGWGFGPIGTGLCYIGLLVLGRGLLALPFSLYSTFGIEERFGFNETTPRTFALDLLKSVALGVALGGPLLAAILWFFQSTGPYGWVYAWAVVTAVMLLLQFFAPRYLMPIFNDFEPLEEGTLRESILSYADSVDFPVGEVYVMDGSRRSNKANAFFTGFGGNRRIVLFDTLVEQLSVDELRSVVAHEMGHYKLNHIPQRIATSVVQTGVLFLLLSLFLQVEGLFHAFYVDQPSVYTGLLFFGLVYSPVDLLLSIPLNAWARRHEFQADRFAVETTDQDGPLVGGLKRLAETNLSNLTPHPLTVALEYSHPPLSQRIEQIRAAARSGSTAA; translated from the coding sequence GTGAACACCTACGCCGCCCTCATCCTCGCCGCCCTCCTGGCCGAGTACGTCCTCAACCTCGGCTCGGACCTCCTCAATCTTCGCCACCTCCAGCCCGAGTTGCCGGCGGAGTTTCGCGATACGTTCGACGAGGCAGAGTACGAGCGCGCCCAAGCATACACCCGCACGACGACCCGCTTCGGGCTCGTGTCGTCCACGTTCGGCCTGGCAGTGCTGCTCGTCTTCTGGTTTGCGGGCGGCTTCGAGGGGCTCGATACGGTCGTGCGCGGCTGGGGCTTCGGGCCGATCGGGACGGGGCTGTGCTACATCGGCCTCCTCGTCCTCGGGCGCGGACTGCTGGCGCTGCCGTTCTCGCTCTACTCCACGTTCGGGATCGAGGAGCGGTTCGGCTTCAACGAGACGACGCCTCGGACCTTCGCGCTGGACCTGCTGAAGAGCGTCGCGCTCGGGGTGGCCCTTGGGGGGCCGCTCCTGGCCGCGATCCTCTGGTTCTTTCAGTCCACCGGCCCGTACGGCTGGGTGTACGCCTGGGCCGTGGTGACGGCGGTGATGCTCCTCCTCCAGTTCTTCGCCCCCCGCTACCTGATGCCGATTTTCAACGACTTCGAGCCGCTGGAGGAGGGGACGCTTCGCGAATCGATCCTGTCCTACGCCGACTCGGTCGACTTTCCGGTCGGCGAGGTCTACGTGATGGACGGGTCGCGCCGCTCGAACAAGGCCAACGCCTTCTTTACCGGCTTCGGGGGGAACCGGCGCATCGTGCTCTTCGACACGCTCGTGGAGCAGCTGTCCGTGGACGAGCTGCGGTCGGTGGTGGCCCACGAGATGGGGCACTACAAGCTCAACCACATCCCGCAGCGCATCGCCACCAGCGTGGTGCAGACCGGCGTCCTCTTTTTGCTGCTCTCCCTCTTCCTGCAGGTGGAGGGCCTCTTCCACGCCTTCTACGTCGACCAGCCGTCCGTCTACACGGGGCTGCTGTTCTTCGGCCTGGTCTACTCGCCGGTGGACCTGCTGCTCTCGATCCCGCTCAACGCCTGGGCGCGCCGCCACGAGTTTCAGGCCGACCGCTTTGCGGTGGAGACCACCGACCAGGACGGGCCGCTCGTCGGCGGGCTAAAGCGCCTCGCGGAAACCAATCTCTCGAACCTCACGCCCCACCCCCTCACGGTGGCGCTGGAGTACTCCCATCCGCCCCTCTCCCAACGCATCGAGCAGATTCGCGCCGCGGCCCGGTCGGGCTCCACGGCCGCGTAG
- a CDS encoding UPF0175 family protein gives MQVTIDLPDDVGLDEHEAKERVVALLYEAGTLSEKQGCEVLGLSRRAFQEMLSEHDVAYMNSDPEDIQYELRHRRE, from the coding sequence ATGCAGGTAACCATCGACCTTCCGGACGACGTGGGACTGGACGAGCACGAGGCGAAAGAACGGGTCGTCGCGTTGCTGTACGAGGCGGGGACGCTGTCGGAGAAGCAGGGATGCGAGGTGCTTGGACTCTCGCGTCGGGCCTTTCAAGAGATGCTCTCGGAGCACGACGTGGCGTACATGAACAGCGATCCGGAGGACATTCAGTATGAGTTGCGACATCGTCGCGAGTGA
- a CDS encoding helix-turn-helix domain-containing protein gives MENEITESTGNVFEDLGFEGGEAENLRVRARLMAPLERSLREQGITQAEAAEELGTTQARISELTNGKIQAFSIDALINMLDRAGLEVDVNVRPKNA, from the coding sequence ATGGAAAACGAAATCACCGAATCGACCGGCAATGTCTTTGAAGATCTCGGCTTTGAGGGTGGAGAAGCAGAGAACCTCCGTGTGCGGGCCCGCCTGATGGCCCCTCTGGAGCGCTCCCTCCGAGAGCAAGGCATCACGCAGGCGGAGGCGGCCGAGGAGCTGGGCACGACGCAGGCCCGGATCAGCGAACTGACGAACGGCAAGATCCAGGCCTTCAGCATCGACGCGCTGATTAACATGCTGGACCGGGCGGGGCTGGAGGTCGACGTGAACGTGCGGCCGAAGAACGCCTGA
- a CDS encoding type II toxin-antitoxin system RelE/ParE family toxin produces MQNLAFVGSSRGDLCTFPEDVRREAGYQLDKVQRGDQPTDFKPMKTIGSGTYELRIKEYGNEYRIFYVAKFGDSIYVLHAFKKTSRKTPERHLNIGRRRYKIAKEHAGE; encoded by the coding sequence GTGCAAAATCTCGCTTTTGTTGGATCGAGCCGAGGAGACCTTTGCACATTCCCGGAGGATGTCCGCAGGGAAGCCGGTTACCAGCTTGACAAAGTCCAGCGCGGCGACCAACCGACGGATTTCAAACCGATGAAGACAATCGGCTCTGGAACCTACGAGCTCCGCATCAAGGAGTACGGCAATGAGTACCGCATCTTTTACGTAGCAAAGTTTGGCGACTCGATTTATGTGCTCCATGCTTTTAAGAAAACGTCTCGGAAGACCCCGGAGCGGCATCTGAACATCGGTCGCCGACGCTACAAGATCGCGAAAGAACACGCTGGTGAGTGA
- the treZ gene encoding malto-oligosyltrehalose trehalohydrolase, with protein MSPSFPLHGAHPHDDAVTFRVWAPAADAVTLALSGGPSLPLSETEDGLFACTTDAAGPGTRYRFRLGDDGPFPDPAARFQPEGVHGPSEVIAPSAYAWEDDDWDGVAREDLVIYELHVGAFTKAGTFDAVREQLAYLRDLGVTAIELMPVHDVPGARNWGYDPAAWFAPARAYGRPEALRRLVDAAHQTGLAVLLDVIYNHLGPDGAYANAFGPFLTNTSETPWGPAVNLDGEGSAGVRRFFLDNALHWLREYHVDGLRLDATHALRDESETHFLGELSAAVGEHVDGPERHLIAEDRRNLNRLVQPRDDGGYGLDAVWSDDLHHQLRVLTAGDTEGYYRDYQDTTAADIATTLRDGWFYRGEHSEHFDGPRGTDPDPVDRTQCVVFIQNHDQVGNRPTGTRLTGDVSPATYRALSVLLCVVPEVPLLFMGQEWAASTPFQFFTDHDEELGPSVTEGRKDEFADFSGFEGAVPDPQAPAPFERSVLDWDEPTRPPHDGVLALYHDLLALRPRLGDELTVEAPSDTTLRLERPPIHVAVNLEGTADLDLASGPSVLLHTEQAGYTPAPRPPALTEETVSFSRPGAVVVQGD; from the coding sequence ATGTCTCCCTCTTTTCCCCTCCACGGCGCCCACCCCCACGACGACGCCGTCACGTTCCGCGTCTGGGCCCCGGCAGCCGACGCCGTCACCCTGGCGCTCAGCGGCGGGCCGTCCCTCCCCCTGTCGGAGACCGAGGACGGCCTGTTCGCGTGCACCACGGACGCCGCCGGCCCCGGCACGCGCTACCGGTTCCGGCTGGGCGACGACGGCCCCTTTCCCGACCCCGCCGCCCGCTTCCAGCCGGAAGGGGTGCACGGGCCGTCCGAAGTGATTGCCCCGAGCGCCTATGCGTGGGAGGACGACGACTGGGACGGCGTGGCCCGGGAGGACCTCGTCATCTACGAGCTGCACGTGGGCGCCTTCACCAAGGCGGGCACCTTCGATGCCGTGCGGGAGCAGCTCGCGTACCTGCGGGACCTGGGCGTGACGGCGATCGAGCTGATGCCGGTGCACGACGTTCCGGGCGCCCGGAACTGGGGCTACGACCCGGCGGCCTGGTTCGCCCCCGCCCGCGCCTACGGCCGGCCCGAGGCCCTGCGCCGCCTCGTGGACGCGGCCCACCAGACCGGCCTGGCCGTGCTCCTGGACGTCATCTACAACCACCTGGGGCCGGACGGGGCCTACGCCAACGCCTTCGGCCCCTTTCTCACCAACACGTCCGAGACGCCCTGGGGCCCGGCCGTCAACCTCGACGGCGAGGGCTCGGCGGGCGTGCGGCGCTTCTTCCTCGACAATGCGCTGCACTGGCTGCGCGAGTACCACGTCGACGGCCTCCGCCTCGACGCCACCCACGCCCTCCGCGATGAGAGCGAAACGCACTTTCTGGGGGAGCTATCGGCCGCGGTGGGCGAACACGTCGACGGCCCCGAACGGCACCTCATCGCCGAGGACCGCCGCAACCTGAACCGCCTCGTGCAGCCCCGCGACGACGGCGGCTACGGGCTCGATGCGGTGTGGAGCGACGACCTGCACCACCAGCTGCGCGTCCTCACGGCGGGGGACACCGAAGGCTACTACCGCGACTACCAGGATACGACGGCCGCCGACATCGCCACGACCCTGCGCGACGGCTGGTTCTACCGGGGTGAACACTCGGAGCACTTCGACGGCCCTCGCGGCACCGATCCCGATCCGGTCGACCGGACGCAGTGCGTCGTGTTCATCCAGAACCACGACCAGGTGGGCAACCGGCCCACCGGCACCCGCCTCACGGGCGACGTGTCGCCCGCGACGTACCGGGCGCTCTCGGTGCTCCTCTGCGTGGTGCCGGAGGTGCCGCTGCTGTTCATGGGCCAGGAGTGGGCGGCGTCCACGCCGTTCCAGTTCTTTACCGACCACGACGAGGAGCTCGGCCCGTCGGTCACCGAAGGGCGCAAGGACGAGTTCGCGGACTTCTCGGGGTTTGAGGGCGCGGTGCCCGACCCGCAGGCCCCGGCCCCCTTCGAGCGCAGCGTGCTGGACTGGGACGAGCCCACCCGCCCGCCCCACGACGGCGTGCTGGCCCTCTACCACGACCTGCTGGCCCTGCGCCCACGGCTCGGCGACGAGCTGACCGTGGAGGCGCCGAGCGACACGACGCTTCGGCTGGAGCGTCCCCCGATCCACGTTGCCGTAAATCTGGAGGGCACCGCCGATCTGGACCTGGCCTCGGGGCCTTCCGTACTGCTTCACACCGAGCAGGCCGGCTACACCCCGGCCCCGCGTCCGCCTGCACTCACAGAGGAGACGGTGTCGTTTTCGCGGCCCGGGGCGGTGGTAGTGCAGGGGGACTGA
- the malQ gene encoding 4-alpha-glucanotransferase, with amino-acid sequence MDSRRTSGLLLPVSALPSRYGIGDLGPAAFQFADLLTRTNQRLWQVLPVGPIGPGASPYSSPSTFAGNPLLISPEPLVEDGLLTEDDLAPLTELPADHVDYARLVPRKRKVLRTAFRRFRADVSTPEATRVQQFRASQSAWLDDYALYAALKDAHGGSAWTEWSSALVRRDPEALKRARDEHETAIERHVYWQYLFHRQWTALQAYCHARDIRLFGDLPIYVAPDSADVWAHQERFRLDDDGTPTSVAGVPPDYFSPEGQRWGNPLYRWDRMEEHDFAWWTERLRRAFELFDLVRLDHFRGFDEYWSIPAGHDTAIDGSWESGPGAAFFRAMEDEFGELPVVAEDLGIVTDSVGALRDTFDFPGMAVLQFAFGGGPDNDFLPHHHRRNMVAYTGTHDNNTIVGWWRDDLSDKERNFAHSYLNLPDTNPDESVHRQALRAMMASVADRVVTPLQDVIGLGSEGRINTPGTMGDNWAWRFTPDRIAEEDETRLAQLTHLYGRASGYGD; translated from the coding sequence GTGGATTCTCGACGCACGAGCGGCCTTCTCCTCCCCGTCAGCGCCCTGCCCAGCCGGTACGGCATCGGCGACCTGGGCCCGGCCGCGTTTCAGTTTGCCGACCTCCTCACCCGCACCAACCAGCGGCTGTGGCAGGTGCTGCCGGTCGGGCCCATCGGGCCCGGCGCCTCGCCCTACTCCAGCCCCTCCACGTTTGCCGGCAATCCGCTTCTGATCAGCCCCGAGCCGCTCGTGGAGGACGGGCTCCTCACGGAGGACGACCTCGCCCCCCTCACGGAGCTGCCCGCCGACCACGTCGACTACGCGCGCCTCGTCCCCCGCAAGCGGAAGGTCCTCCGCACGGCCTTCCGCCGGTTTCGGGCCGACGTATCGACCCCGGAGGCGACGCGCGTGCAGCAGTTTCGGGCGTCCCAATCCGCCTGGCTCGACGACTACGCCCTCTACGCCGCCCTGAAGGACGCCCACGGCGGGTCCGCCTGGACCGAATGGTCCTCGGCCCTCGTGCGGCGCGACCCGGAGGCCCTCAAGCGCGCCCGCGACGAACACGAGACCGCCATCGAGCGACACGTCTACTGGCAGTACCTCTTCCACCGCCAGTGGACGGCCCTGCAGGCCTACTGCCACGCCCGCGACATCCGGCTGTTTGGGGACCTGCCGATCTACGTGGCCCCCGATAGCGCCGACGTGTGGGCCCACCAGGAGCGCTTCCGGCTCGACGACGACGGCACCCCGACGTCGGTGGCGGGGGTGCCGCCCGACTACTTCAGCCCGGAGGGCCAGCGGTGGGGCAATCCCCTCTACCGGTGGGACCGGATGGAAGAGCACGACTTTGCGTGGTGGACGGAGCGACTGCGGCGCGCATTCGAGCTGTTCGACCTCGTGCGGCTCGACCACTTCCGGGGCTTCGACGAGTACTGGTCGATCCCTGCCGGGCACGATACCGCCATCGACGGCTCGTGGGAGAGCGGGCCGGGGGCCGCGTTCTTCCGTGCCATGGAGGACGAGTTCGGGGAGCTGCCCGTCGTCGCCGAGGACCTCGGCATCGTCACCGATTCGGTAGGGGCGCTGCGGGACACGTTCGACTTTCCGGGCATGGCCGTCCTGCAGTTCGCCTTCGGCGGCGGCCCGGACAACGACTTTCTCCCGCACCACCACCGCCGCAACATGGTCGCCTACACCGGCACGCACGACAACAACACGATCGTCGGCTGGTGGCGGGACGACCTCTCCGACAAGGAGCGCAATTTTGCGCACTCGTACCTCAACCTGCCCGACACGAACCCCGACGAGAGCGTCCACCGGCAGGCGCTTCGGGCAATGATGGCGTCGGTCGCCGACCGCGTGGTGACGCCCCTTCAGGACGTGATTGGGCTGGGCAGCGAGGGCCGCATCAACACCCCGGGGACGATGGGGGACAACTGGGCATGGCGCTTCACCCCCGACCGGATCGCCGAGGAGGACGAGACGCGGCTCGCGCAACTCACGCACCTGTACGGCCGGGCGTCCGGATACGGCGACTAG